The sequence TGACGCCGCGCTTTCCGAGCAGCACCGCGACGATCGACGTCGTCGTCGACGGCACGCTGGCGGGCATTCTCGTGCTTTCTGACCCGCTCCGCACCGATGCCGCATCGGTCATCGATCGACTACGCAAGGCCGGCATCGACCGCATCGTGCTCGCCACCGGCGACCGCGCCGCGGTCGCCCGACCGATCGTGGACCAGATGCGTCTCGACGAACTGCGCTCCGATCTGTCACCGCAGGCGAAGGTCGATGTCGTGCTGGCCGCCCGCGCGGCCGGCCCCGTCATGATGGTGGGCGATGGCGTCAACGATGCGCCGGCTCTTGCCGTCGCCGATGTCGGCGTCGCCATGGGCGCACGCGGCGCGGCGGCTTCGTCGGAATCCGCCGATGTCGTGCTGCTGGTCGATCGGCTCGACCGCCTGGCCGACGCGATCGGCATATCGCATCGCTCGGCAAAAATTGCCCTGCAGAGCGTGGTCGTTGGCCTCGGGCTGTCGATCCTCGCCATGATCGCCGCCGCGCTCGGCTACCTGCCGCCGCTGCAGGGCGCGCTGCTGCAGGAGGCGATCGACGTCGCCGTGATCCTGAATGCCTTGCGCGCGCTGCGAGGATAACCGCGCAAAGCTCTGACCGGATTCGCTTTTGTCGGCGCCAGGGCCTCGCCATGCCGGAGATCTCTCCCCGGCATGTCTGATTGGAAAGGAGACGCTATTCGGCGGCTTCAGCGAAGCGTGCGCGCAGCTGCCGGGCGGCGGCGACCATGTTGATCAACGCCGGACGGACCTCCTCCCACTTGCGGGTCTTCAGCCCGCAATCCGGATTGACCCAGATCTGCCCGGCCCGGAGCCGTTCGGCCGCCTTGCCGAGCAGGTCGGTCATTTCGGCCACGGCCGGGACGCGCGGCGAATGGATGTCATAGACGCCCGGGCCGATGTCGTTCGGGTAATTGTCGCCGACAAAGGCTTCGAGCAGTTCCATCTTCGAGCGCGAGGTCTCGATCGAGATCACGTCGGCATCCATCGCCGCGATGGCGTCGAGGATGTCGTTGAACTCGGAGTAACACATGTGGGTGTGGATCTGCGTCCGGTCGGCAACGCCCGAGGCGCAGAGCCGGAAGCTCTCCACGGCCCAGTCGAGATAGGAGCTCCACTCGCCACGCCGCAGCGGCAACCCCTCGCGAAGCGCCGCCTCGTCGATCTGGATCATCCGCGCGCCGGCTTTTTCGAGATCCAGCACCTCGTCGCGGATGGCGAGCGCGATCTGCCGGCAGGCGACGCTGCGCGGAACATCATCGCGCACGAACGACCAGTTGAGGATCGTCACCGGCCCCGTGAGCATGCCCTTCATCGGCTTGTCCGTGACCGACTGGGCATAGGCCCACCAGGCGACGGTCATTGGCTTTGGCCGCGAGACGTCGCCGAACAGGATGGGCGGGCGGACATAGCGGGAGCCATAGCTCTGCACCCAGCCCGCTTTGGTGAAGGCGAAGCCGCAAAGCTGCTCGCCGAAATACTGCACCATGTCGTTGCGCTCGAATTCGCCATGCACCAGCACGTCGAGCCCGATCTCTTCCTGCCAGCGGATCGCGGCTTCCGTCTCCTGCCGCAGGAACGCCTCATAGGCAGCCTCGTCCAGCGCGCCCTTGGCATGCGCCGCACGCGCCTTGCGCACCTCTGACGTCTGCGGGAACGAACCGATCGTCGTCGTCGGGAAGGAAGGCAGGTCCAGCACCGCCTGCTGCAGCTTGCGCCGCTCGGCAAACGGGCTGGTACGGCGGGCGTGCTCGGCCGTGACGGCGGCGGAACGCGCAGCCACCGCCGCATCATGCACGCGGGGCGACGACGCGCGCGTGCTGGCTGCCAGCACCGAGGCGGCGATCTCCGGCGTCACGCTCTGCCGGCCTCCGGCAAGCGCGCGTCCGAGCGTCGCCAACTCGTCCATCTTCTGGACCGAGAAGGCCAGCCAGCTCTTCAGTTCGGCGTCGAGTTCCGCTTCGAGCTCCAGATCGATCGGCACATGCAGCAGCGAGCAGGAAGACGCGATCTGGATATGGTCCAAGCCGCGGCGCGCGACTACCGGCTCTAGCCGGTCGAGCAGGGTGGCAAGATTGGCGCGCCAGATGTTGCGGCCATCGATGACGCCGAGCGACAGCACAAGCCCGCGCGGCGCCTTGGCCAGCACGGCGTCCAGCTGCTCCGGGGCGCGGACGAGATCCAGATGCAGGCCCGCCACCGGCAGTTCCAGTGCCGTATCGAGATTGTCGCCGAGCGCACCGAAATAGGGCGTCAGCATCAGTTTCAGCTTCGGCAGCGCATAGGCGAACATGCCGTAGGCGACACGAAGCGCCTGCCGCGTCTTGTCGTCGAGGTCGAGCACCAGGCAGGGCTCGTCGATCTGCACCCAGTCGGCGCCGTTTGCCGCCAACCGGCGCAGCATCTCGACATAGACCGGCAGCAGGCCGGGCAGCAGCGACAGCGGATCGAGCGAGGCGTCCTTGCTCTTGCCGAGCTTGAGATAGCTCACCGGTCCGAGCAGCACCGGACGGGTCTCATAGCCGAGCGCCTTCGCCTCCAGATATTCGTCGAGCGGCTTGATCGAGGCGAGGCTGAAGCGCTGACCGGCCGTGAATTCCGGCACCATGTAGTGATAGTTGGTGTCGAACCATTTCGTCATTTCCAGCGCCGGCACGCCCTGGGCGGCGCCGTGGTGAGAATGGCCGCAATCCGCATGTCCGGCATCGCCCTGGCTGCCGCGCGCCATGGCGAAATAGATGTCGAGCGGCACGGGACCGCCGGGCCAGCCATAGATTTCCGGGATCGCGCCGACCATGACGCTGGTATCGAGCACATGGTCGTAGAGCGAGAAATCGTTCGAAGGGATGACGGTGACGCCATGGGCGTGCTGGCGCGCCCAGTTGGCGGCACGCAGTGCAGCGGCGCTGGCGAGCAGGTCGTCGGCGTTCGACAGGCCGGACCAGTAACTTTCCAGCGCGGTCTTGAGCTCGCGGCGCAGACCGATCCGCGGCGTGCCGAGCGTGGCAACGGGAAGAGAAGAGAAAGACATCGGCTTACCCCAATTGTTTGGGGGCAAAGGCCGAGCGGACGCATGCGTGAGGTCCCGGCGTCGGAACGGCGGGCGCAAGCGCACCACCGGGACACCCCGCCCAGGGACGTTATGATGTCGCGGCAGGTCTCCTGGCTCGCGGGTCGCCGCCCCGGTCCGGCCTTCCCGAAGCGATCGCTTCAGTGACACGAATTGGACCCGGGCTCGCCGCTCACAGTTGCGGGGGCAGCTCCGGTATTGCCTCGGACGAGACGCACCGGATTCCCTCTTAGCCCTGGCGCCGCGCAAACGGCCCAGGGAACCACGACGAACCACTCCTAGGGACAGCGCTGTGGTCCGTCAAGTCGGATATAAAGATATCCTTATATCCGCATAGACTTCGGCTATTGGAAGGCCGCCTCATAGGCTTCCGGCTTGAAGCCGATCAGCAGTCGACCGTCGCCGAGATCGGCGATCGGGCGCTTGATCATCGAGGGCTGCGCCTGCATCAGGCCGATCGCCTTGTCCGCGTCGAGATCCTGCTTGTCCGCGTCGGCGAGCTTGCGGAAGGTGGTACCGGCCCGGTTCAGCACGGTTTCCCAGCCGAGCTCGCCGACCCAGCGGTCGAGATGCGCCCGGTCGATTCCGGTCGCCTTGTAGTCGTGGAACGCGTAGGAAACGCCTTTCGCATCAAGCCACTGCCGGGCTTTCTTCATCGTGTCGCAGTTCTTGATGCCGTAGATGGTAACCGTCACGCCGTCTCTCCTGTCGATCTCAGCGGCGGCGGAACAGGCCGCCGATTCCCTCCGCGGATCATAACGGGCTGCGCGCGGCGCGGGCACATCCGCGTGCCAGAAAGCCCCGTCACCCAGGGCATGCGGCCATGCGCCCTGTCCGGTGCGATTGACCTGCAGATGGCACGCCGAATATAGCTTCGGTTGCATTATCATTAACGTGGATTCACCCTTGACTGTTCAAAGGCTTCCGGCCGCCGGCCTGACCGCCGCTCCGCGCTCGATGCCCGATGGACAGGGCCGGGGGCTCCGCCGTCGCACGTCCCTGCCCCGATTGGCGCTGTTGCTCGCGCTGACGACGGCGCTGGGTGGCTGTGTCGTCGTCGGACCGGACTACCAGAAGCCCAACCTTTCGCTGCCGACGAAATGGGGCAGCGGCACCGCCTCCAAGCCGTCCAAGCCGCCGGAACTCTCGCAATGGTGGCGGCGGCTGGGCGACCCCATGCTCGACGAACTGGTCAACGAGGCCGTCGCCGGCAATCTCGACGTCGCCAGCGCCAAGGCCAGCATCCGCGAAGCGCGCGCCAGCTACCGCCAGACGGTCGGCGCCCTGTTTCCCTCCGCCAATGGCTCGGCCGGCGCCGATCGCGGCAAGAGCGGCGGTTATGTCTCGAACCAGTTCCAGGCCGGGCTCGACGCCAGCTGGGAGCTCGACCTGTTCGGCGGCAACAAGCGCGCGGTCGAGGCGGCCCGCTACGGCATGGATGCGGCTGAGGAAGAGCTGCGCGCCACGCTGCTGACGCTGATCGGCGACGTCGCCACCAACTATGTCTCGGCGCG is a genomic window of Kaistia defluvii containing:
- the metE gene encoding 5-methyltetrahydropteroyltriglutamate--homocysteine S-methyltransferase, coding for MSFSSLPVATLGTPRIGLRRELKTALESYWSGLSNADDLLASAAALRAANWARQHAHGVTVIPSNDFSLYDHVLDTSVMVGAIPEIYGWPGGPVPLDIYFAMARGSQGDAGHADCGHSHHGAAQGVPALEMTKWFDTNYHYMVPEFTAGQRFSLASIKPLDEYLEAKALGYETRPVLLGPVSYLKLGKSKDASLDPLSLLPGLLPVYVEMLRRLAANGADWVQIDEPCLVLDLDDKTRQALRVAYGMFAYALPKLKLMLTPYFGALGDNLDTALELPVAGLHLDLVRAPEQLDAVLAKAPRGLVLSLGVIDGRNIWRANLATLLDRLEPVVARRGLDHIQIASSCSLLHVPIDLELEAELDAELKSWLAFSVQKMDELATLGRALAGGRQSVTPEIAASVLAASTRASSPRVHDAAVAARSAAVTAEHARRTSPFAERRKLQQAVLDLPSFPTTTIGSFPQTSEVRKARAAHAKGALDEAAYEAFLRQETEAAIRWQEEIGLDVLVHGEFERNDMVQYFGEQLCGFAFTKAGWVQSYGSRYVRPPILFGDVSRPKPMTVAWWAYAQSVTDKPMKGMLTGPVTILNWSFVRDDVPRSVACRQIALAIRDEVLDLEKAGARMIQIDEAALREGLPLRRGEWSSYLDWAVESFRLCASGVADRTQIHTHMCYSEFNDILDAIAAMDADVISIETSRSKMELLEAFVGDNYPNDIGPGVYDIHSPRVPAVAEMTDLLGKAAERLRAGQIWVNPDCGLKTRKWEEVRPALINMVAAARQLRARFAEAAE
- a CDS encoding ArsC family reductase produces the protein MTVTIYGIKNCDTMKKARQWLDAKGVSYAFHDYKATGIDRAHLDRWVGELGWETVLNRAGTTFRKLADADKQDLDADKAIGLMQAQPSMIKRPIADLGDGRLLIGFKPEAYEAAFQ